From Bacillus pumilus, one genomic window encodes:
- a CDS encoding DUF3992 domain-containing protein has protein sequence MAILGGCSNEQTGFVNDAVCFTVDLAAAADPVVVWTDGTPFVINGTIMVENNGIVAVAPTVTLEVNGAAVPDFTVPPGESRSITLSDLNSIGIVATGGTSTGSIVVSFSLNYQY, from the coding sequence ATGGCTATTTTAGGCGGGTGTAGTAATGAGCAAACAGGCTTTGTGAATGATGCGGTATGCTTCACAGTCGATTTAGCAGCAGCAGCGGATCCAGTTGTCGTCTGGACGGATGGAACACCATTTGTCATAAACGGGACCATTATGGTGGAAAACAACGGAATCGTGGCTGTAGCACCAACTGTGACATTAGAGGTCAACGGTGCGGCTGTTCCAGATTTCACTGTACCTCCAGGAGAGAGTCGATCCATTACGCTCAGTGATCTTAACTCCATTGGGATTGTAGCTACTGGCGGGACCTCGACTGGAAGTATTGTCGTTTCTTTTTCTCTCAATTATCAGTATTAG
- a CDS encoding SDR family oxidoreductase — MKLLVTGATGQLGSLVVQHLLTKVPAEQIAVSVRNPQKAAHLKEAGVDVRHGDFTQPDTLKAAFQGIDRLLMISTAEGDRVQQHTAAIQAAKAAGVSFIAYTSVVSARESQLVLAHDHAKTEEAIVASGIPHVFLRNNWYVENEKDTILAAVSGAPFLSPIGDGKVGWATRNDYAEAAANALTLPVHDQEIYELSGPLRTHTELAHIVSEVSGKEIKVEQIDVDTFGEFLASNGVPKEAVPFVKAIQSGIRDGALAVESRDFETLLGRPLTPIEERIRELISK, encoded by the coding sequence ATGAAATTATTAGTAACAGGCGCAACAGGACAACTTGGATCGCTCGTCGTCCAGCATTTGCTTACAAAGGTACCGGCTGAACAAATTGCGGTCAGTGTTCGAAACCCGCAAAAAGCAGCACATTTGAAGGAAGCTGGGGTGGATGTACGCCACGGAGACTTTACTCAGCCAGACACCCTTAAGGCAGCCTTTCAAGGCATTGACCGTCTTTTGATGATTTCAACTGCAGAAGGAGACCGCGTGCAGCAACATACGGCTGCCATCCAAGCGGCGAAAGCAGCTGGTGTATCCTTTATTGCTTATACAAGCGTTGTGAGTGCAAGAGAGAGTCAGCTTGTCCTTGCACATGACCATGCAAAAACAGAAGAAGCGATTGTGGCCTCTGGCATTCCTCATGTGTTTTTAAGAAACAATTGGTATGTAGAAAACGAAAAAGATACGATTCTAGCAGCCGTTAGCGGCGCACCATTTTTAAGTCCAATTGGTGATGGCAAGGTTGGCTGGGCAACAAGAAATGACTACGCAGAAGCGGCCGCAAATGCGTTAACACTTCCTGTACATGACCAGGAGATATATGAGCTGTCAGGACCTCTTCGGACGCATACTGAACTTGCACACATTGTCAGTGAGGTAAGCGGAAAAGAGATCAAAGTCGAGCAAATTGATGTCGACACATTTGGAGAGTTTTTAGCTTCAAATGGTGTACCAAAAGAAGCTGTTCCGTTCGTCAAAGCCATTCAAAGCGGCATTCGCGATGGTGCCTTAGCTGTTGAAAGCCGTGATTTCGAAACATTATTAGGCCGGCCCTTAACACCTATCGAAGAAAGAATTCGTGAATTGATTTCAAAATAA
- a CDS encoding tetratricopeptide repeat protein: MSKIPVAELASLLNDWNMEIKKDHADEAERLFAKAKQAVEEIDDADILMYYSLLEKRHHILMYNLRGQKGSVSTRSIEGHHGKKEDDLSNRLAYYFDFYEGVYEQHQGNYEVALQMYQSAEKLLDKIPSEIERADFDFKVAWLYYRLSHIMLSLSYIRRALHVYKRHKHYERRTALSYSLIAANQTEIGRYEEALENYRLAEEVLTSEQDDFMLAQLHHNVAILYSFWNKPKESIRHLEKALSHQEYYESDFFFHSTYLISRELCVIGEKQRASQYIEAAYARIKDASHEVFQLKIGIVHDLYLTNAPQRFQQIDEKLRKLEEKNEYHEVKELSHFAAKYCEKQALYEQSVFYLNKSLEADLHMKRMGLI, from the coding sequence ATGAGCAAGATTCCTGTTGCGGAATTGGCATCATTATTAAATGACTGGAACATGGAAATCAAAAAAGATCATGCAGATGAGGCAGAACGGTTATTTGCTAAAGCGAAACAAGCGGTAGAGGAAATTGACGATGCGGACATCCTTATGTACTATTCTCTTCTTGAGAAGAGGCATCACATTCTCATGTACAATTTAAGAGGGCAAAAGGGCAGTGTTTCAACGAGAAGTATAGAAGGTCATCACGGGAAAAAAGAGGATGACTTGTCTAACCGACTTGCCTACTATTTTGATTTTTATGAGGGTGTGTATGAGCAGCATCAAGGAAATTACGAGGTTGCATTGCAAATGTATCAAAGTGCTGAAAAGCTCTTAGATAAAATTCCAAGTGAGATCGAACGTGCTGATTTCGATTTTAAGGTGGCCTGGCTTTACTACCGGCTTAGTCATATCATGCTCTCATTAAGCTATATCCGCAGAGCACTTCACGTCTATAAACGGCACAAGCATTATGAAAGAAGAACAGCCCTTTCATACTCTCTCATTGCGGCGAATCAAACAGAGATCGGCCGGTATGAAGAGGCGCTTGAAAATTATCGCCTGGCGGAAGAGGTTTTGACAAGCGAGCAGGATGACTTTATGCTGGCTCAGCTCCATCACAATGTAGCCATTTTATATTCATTTTGGAACAAACCGAAAGAATCAATACGTCATCTTGAAAAAGCACTGTCCCATCAAGAATATTATGAGTCGGATTTCTTTTTCCATTCTACGTATCTGATCAGCCGGGAACTCTGTGTGATTGGTGAAAAGCAGCGTGCAAGCCAATATATAGAGGCTGCGTATGCCAGAATAAAAGATGCTTCTCATGAAGTGTTTCAGCTGAAAATAGGCATCGTCCATGACCTTTACTTAACGAATGCACCACAAAGATTTCAGCAAATTGATGAGAAATTAAGAAAGTTAGAAGAGAAGAATGAATATCATGAAGTAAAAGAGCTTTCACATTTTGCTGCTAAGTATTGTGAAAAGCAAGCACTTTATGAGCAGTCTGTTTTTTACTTGAACAAAAGTTTAGAAGCGGATTTACATATGAAAAGAATGGGGTTGATTTAA
- a CDS encoding Rrf2 family transcriptional regulator: MKQISSRYPIAVHILSFIAGVPKECTGDFIAESVNSNPAIVRKMMAMLKRAGLIEIRRGVGGAYLKRPAEEITLLDVYRAVDVSEDEDLFNFHQPVIACPIGQAMDTRLRSELKEAQAALENHLKQVTIQQLLTESE, from the coding sequence GTGAAACAAATTAGCAGCAGGTATCCGATTGCTGTTCATATTTTGTCATTTATTGCAGGTGTTCCAAAAGAGTGTACAGGGGATTTTATTGCGGAAAGTGTGAATTCAAATCCAGCCATTGTTCGAAAAATGATGGCAATGCTCAAACGGGCGGGACTTATTGAGATACGCCGCGGAGTAGGCGGTGCTTACTTAAAAAGGCCGGCAGAGGAAATCACGCTGTTAGATGTGTACCGTGCTGTCGATGTAAGCGAGGATGAAGATTTATTTAACTTCCATCAGCCAGTCATCGCATGTCCGATTGGTCAAGCAATGGATACAAGACTGAGGAGTGAACTAAAAGAAGCTCAGGCAGCGCTTGAAAATCACCTCAAACAAGTGACCATCCAGCAATTGTTGACAGAGTCAGAATAA
- a CDS encoding BclA C-terminal domain-containing protein, with translation MCAQLNMCGGITGPTGATGPTGATGPTGSTGPTGPTGSMGSTGPTGATGPTGATGVTGVTGSTGATGRTGVTGSTGVTGPTGVTGPTGITGITGPTGVSGTTGSTGPTGVTGTTGSTGLTGVTGPTGVTGSTGVTGTTGSTGPTGVTGPTGATGSTGPTGSPGVTGQTGTIVTANSMYASNTSGSTVLVVLGGTAVSLPNNQSLDGFTASGGNTIFTVPVSGRYFITYQVNTSVALLAGTRIINSGSAIPGSILTPALSASTYNVSLITTLAAGNQISLQIFGLVAAIVLLGGGSVGAALTIIRLE, from the coding sequence ATGTGCGCCCAACTTAATATGTGTGGAGGAATAACAGGTCCAACGGGAGCAACCGGCCCGACCGGAGCAACAGGTCCAACAGGATCAACCGGCCCAACAGGTCCAACAGGATCAATGGGATCAACCGGCCCGACCGGAGCAACAGGTCCAACGGGAGCAACCGGAGTAACCGGAGTAACGGGTTCAACAGGAGCAACCGGCCGGACCGGAGTAACGGGTTCAACAGGAGTAACAGGTCCAACAGGAGTAACAGGTCCAACGGGAATAACCGGAATAACGGGTCCAACCGGAGTATCCGGAACAACCGGATCAACCGGCCCGACCGGAGTAACCGGAACAACAGGATCAACAGGCCTGACCGGAGTAACGGGTCCAACCGGAGTAACCGGCTCGACCGGAGTAACGGGAACAACCGGATCAACGGGCCCAACAGGAGTAACAGGTCCAACGGGAGCAACAGGATCAACCGGCCCAACCGGATCACCAGGAGTAACAGGTCAAACCGGCACAATTGTGACCGCTAACTCAATGTACGCGTCCAATACGTCGGGAAGTACAGTGCTTGTTGTCTTAGGCGGGACAGCGGTTTCCTTGCCTAATAATCAGAGCTTAGATGGTTTTACGGCAAGTGGTGGAAATACGATTTTTACAGTGCCTGTCTCAGGCCGCTATTTCATCACATATCAAGTGAACACAAGTGTAGCGCTGCTTGCCGGAACAAGGATCATTAACAGCGGATCTGCCATTCCTGGTTCTATATTAACACCCGCTTTATCGGCATCTACCTACAACGTATCACTCATTACAACACTTGCAGCAGGTAACCAGATTTCTCTCCAAATTTTCGGTTTAGTCGCAGCAATAGTGTTACTTGGGGGAGGATCGGTTGGAGCGGCACTTACTATTATACGATTGGAATAA
- a CDS encoding (Fe-S)-binding protein — MKVHLFVTCLIDTMQPSVGKATVKVLERLGVEVEFPEAQVCCGQPAFNSGYTKETIKAAKNMIKAFESAEYVVTPSGSCKAMFLEYPHLLKEDPVWSAKAEALTEKTYELTEFIVDILHVTDVGASLKGNATYHTSCHMTRLLRIKEAPITLLSNVKDLTMTPLPRAENCCGFGGTFSVKMTPISEQMVDEKVQSIEETGAEYIIGADCGCLLNIGGRLNRLDKPIQVMHIAEVLNSR, encoded by the coding sequence ATGAAAGTCCATTTATTCGTTACCTGTTTAATTGACACCATGCAGCCAAGTGTAGGAAAGGCGACAGTGAAAGTACTAGAAAGGCTCGGTGTAGAGGTGGAATTTCCAGAGGCACAAGTGTGCTGCGGACAGCCAGCCTTTAACAGCGGCTATACAAAAGAAACCATCAAAGCAGCAAAAAACATGATCAAAGCCTTTGAATCAGCTGAATATGTCGTGACGCCGTCAGGTTCTTGTAAGGCGATGTTTTTAGAATATCCTCATCTTTTAAAAGAAGACCCAGTGTGGTCAGCAAAAGCTGAGGCACTTACTGAGAAAACATATGAATTAACCGAGTTTATTGTTGATATATTACACGTCACAGATGTAGGGGCGAGCCTGAAAGGAAACGCAACCTATCACACATCCTGTCATATGACGAGACTGCTGCGAATTAAGGAAGCACCTATCACACTGTTGTCAAATGTCAAAGATTTGACGATGACACCATTGCCGCGTGCAGAAAATTGCTGCGGATTTGGAGGAACCTTTTCAGTAAAAATGACACCTATTTCTGAGCAAATGGTCGATGAGAAAGTCCAAAGCATAGAGGAGACAGGCGCTGAATACATTATTGGTGCTGACTGCGGATGTCTGCTGAATATTGGCGGGAGGCTGAATCGTCTTGATAAGCCCATTCAAGTGATGCATATCGCAGAAGTATTAAATAGCCGCTGA
- a CDS encoding DUF2188 domain-containing protein, giving the protein MPWTMNDYPASFQSLDNVIRKKALEIANKMIQEGYDENRAIPIAISQAKEWKKNATEKEIKNFSSHGSVKPSEGSSSARPELMDHAQHVVKHEEGWAVQTEKAKRASEVKETKQEAIDRAKEIASNKGTSVVIHRKDGTIQDVLKPQ; this is encoded by the coding sequence ATGCCTTGGACGATGAATGATTATCCGGCTTCATTTCAATCGTTAGATAACGTCATTCGAAAAAAAGCGCTTGAGATTGCCAACAAAATGATACAGGAAGGCTATGACGAAAATAGAGCCATCCCAATTGCGATCAGTCAAGCGAAAGAGTGGAAGAAAAACGCAACGGAGAAAGAGATAAAGAATTTCTCATCTCATGGTTCTGTCAAACCTTCTGAGGGCAGCAGCTCTGCAAGACCAGAGCTCATGGATCATGCGCAGCATGTCGTCAAGCACGAAGAAGGCTGGGCGGTTCAAACAGAGAAAGCAAAACGAGCAAGTGAGGTCAAAGAAACGAAACAAGAAGCAATTGACCGGGCAAAGGAGATTGCATCTAATAAAGGGACTTCTGTTGTTATCCACAGAAAAGATGGAACAATTCAGGACGTGTTAAAACCGCAATAA
- a CDS encoding Ku protein, with the protein MHTVWKGGISFGLVNIPVKLFTATENKDIKLRQLHKECHTPINYKKVCANCGEEVAPEQIVKAYEYAKNKFIELDEEELEKLRKENEEKAVEIIDFVKIEEIDPIYYERSYFLSPDTGGAKAYSLLRKALEESGKIGVAKIMIRSKEQLAIVRCYEHILLMETIHFPDEIRQVSDVPNIPQEENIVKKELDTALLLIEQLTTTFDPAAYQDEYREQLMNLIGDKISGEHTVQPETTGKKDPASNVTDLMAALQASIDRSKPAKAKKAAPKKRKAPAKKEKNA; encoded by the coding sequence ATGCATACAGTTTGGAAAGGCGGCATTAGCTTCGGATTGGTCAATATTCCAGTTAAGCTGTTTACCGCTACAGAGAACAAAGATATTAAGTTAAGACAGCTGCATAAAGAGTGTCACACGCCCATTAACTATAAAAAGGTTTGTGCCAACTGCGGGGAAGAGGTGGCACCAGAACAAATCGTCAAAGCGTACGAGTATGCGAAAAATAAATTTATTGAATTAGACGAGGAAGAGCTTGAAAAACTGCGAAAAGAAAATGAAGAAAAAGCGGTTGAAATCATTGATTTTGTGAAAATAGAAGAGATTGATCCAATCTATTATGAAAGAAGTTACTTTTTATCACCAGATACTGGCGGAGCAAAGGCTTATTCATTATTAAGAAAAGCTTTAGAGGAATCTGGGAAAATTGGCGTGGCAAAAATTATGATCCGCTCAAAGGAGCAATTAGCAATCGTTAGGTGCTATGAACATATTTTGCTGATGGAAACCATTCATTTCCCTGATGAAATTAGACAAGTATCTGATGTACCGAATATCCCCCAAGAGGAGAACATTGTAAAGAAAGAGTTAGATACAGCGCTCCTTTTAATCGAGCAGCTGACCACGACATTCGATCCAGCGGCATATCAAGATGAATACAGAGAACAGCTGATGAACTTAATTGGCGATAAAATATCTGGAGAACATACGGTTCAGCCAGAAACGACAGGCAAAAAAGATCCTGCATCCAATGTGACTGATTTAATGGCGGCTCTACAGGCTTCAATCGATCGATCAAAACCAGCCAAAGCGAAAAAAGCAGCACCTAAAAAAAGAAAAGCACCAGCGAAAAAAGAAAAGAATGCATAA
- a CDS encoding DNA ligase D produces the protein MKPMRLTAAHDIPTGSDWVYELKYDGFRTILMWEENEILLESRAGKRLNEQFPEVIEQCEQLRDQFAPFLPLTFDGELVFLLDEQQSDFARVQQRGRLKNKEAIKLQAERFPCHLIAFDLLRCTGRSLVDLPLMDRKKQLQQVFQEAKLPPTVQLEHPSLLQLIHTDTNHEYMKKLMTTYLAEGLVAKKKTSKWHDNTRSKEWLKVKNWRYVSVIVTRFDKENGYFQGCIYQDHHLTEVVQFKHGFSKEEEQTLRTLFQTKGQLKGASGYEIPPSIVASIACISFDGSALREPRFSSFLLDTDPAACTFQQMLKQLYPLPAVIDVTHPEKPIVPALHLNKADYLLYLRQAAPYLLPFLRERRLTLIRFPHGAGDEFFYQKSTPDYAPDFVLTDQVDDIAYTVCNDPQTLLWLGNQLAMEFHIPFETRDTDRPVEIVFDLDPPSVNEFHLAIEAAKRIKALLDGLFLTAFIKTSGGKGLQVYIPLKKNAFTYEETRSFTAFICQFLCEQAPELFTLERLKKKRGNRLYLDYIQHDAGKTIIAPYSPRGNELGLVATPLEWGELHHDGLHPSLFTMPAVIERLKEKGDPFRRMRHLVNDDTFRQVLHRLEDIIPAHKMDIRGH, from the coding sequence ATGAAACCTATGCGATTAACGGCGGCACATGATATTCCTACCGGTTCAGACTGGGTGTATGAATTAAAATATGATGGCTTTCGGACCATCCTGATGTGGGAGGAAAACGAGATTCTTTTAGAAAGTAGAGCCGGAAAACGATTAAACGAACAGTTTCCTGAGGTTATTGAACAGTGCGAACAATTAAGGGACCAGTTTGCTCCTTTTTTACCACTTACGTTTGATGGGGAATTGGTCTTTTTACTGGATGAACAGCAAAGCGATTTTGCGAGGGTTCAGCAAAGAGGCAGGCTGAAAAACAAAGAGGCTATTAAGCTGCAGGCTGAGCGGTTTCCATGTCATTTGATTGCATTTGATCTATTAAGATGCACAGGGAGATCCCTTGTTGATTTACCGTTGATGGATAGGAAAAAACAGTTACAGCAAGTTTTCCAAGAAGCAAAACTTCCGCCAACTGTTCAGCTGGAGCACCCTTCCCTTCTTCAACTTATTCATACAGACACAAATCATGAATATATGAAAAAGCTGATGACGACGTATTTAGCAGAAGGACTCGTTGCGAAAAAAAAGACGAGTAAATGGCACGACAATACCCGGTCAAAAGAATGGCTGAAAGTCAAAAACTGGCGCTATGTCTCTGTCATTGTGACTCGTTTTGATAAAGAAAATGGCTATTTCCAAGGCTGTATTTATCAAGATCATCATCTCACCGAGGTTGTCCAATTCAAGCATGGGTTTTCTAAAGAAGAAGAACAAACGCTGCGTACACTCTTTCAAACAAAAGGCCAGCTAAAAGGAGCATCAGGATATGAAATCCCTCCTTCTATCGTCGCCAGCATTGCTTGTATATCCTTTGATGGATCCGCCTTAAGAGAGCCGCGTTTTTCTTCCTTTTTACTAGATACTGACCCAGCAGCGTGTACGTTTCAGCAAATGCTCAAACAGCTGTATCCGCTCCCTGCCGTGATTGACGTCACTCATCCTGAAAAACCGATTGTGCCGGCTCTTCATCTGAACAAGGCAGATTACTTACTTTATTTGAGACAAGCGGCTCCCTATCTCTTGCCCTTTTTACGTGAAAGACGACTTACTTTAATTCGGTTCCCCCATGGCGCTGGGGATGAATTCTTTTATCAAAAGTCGACACCTGATTATGCACCAGATTTTGTGTTGACCGATCAAGTTGATGATATTGCTTACACGGTCTGTAATGACCCTCAGACGCTTCTTTGGCTCGGTAACCAGCTTGCGATGGAATTTCATATTCCTTTTGAAACAAGGGATACGGACCGGCCGGTCGAAATCGTCTTTGATTTAGACCCGCCATCTGTTAACGAGTTTCATCTAGCCATAGAAGCTGCCAAGCGAATCAAAGCGCTTTTAGACGGGCTCTTTCTTACAGCCTTTATTAAAACAAGCGGCGGTAAAGGACTGCAAGTGTATATTCCATTAAAGAAAAATGCCTTCACATACGAAGAAACGAGATCATTCACCGCGTTTATATGCCAATTTTTATGTGAACAAGCTCCTGAGCTATTTACTTTAGAACGTCTTAAGAAAAAACGCGGCAATCGCTTGTATTTAGACTATATTCAGCACGATGCTGGAAAAACAATCATCGCGCCCTATTCACCAAGAGGAAATGAGCTTGGACTTGTAGCGACACCGCTTGAATGGGGCGAACTCCATCACGATGGCCTTCATCCTTCTTTGTTTACCATGCCAGCTGTTATAGAGCGTCTAAAGGAAAAAGGAGATCCATTCCGCCGTATGAGGCATCTTGTAAATGATGACACTTTCAGACAAGTCTTACATCGGCTTGAAGACATTATACCGGCACATAAGATGGACATACGCGGTCATTAA
- a CDS encoding VOC family protein, translated as MMIKGLYEAHLPVSDLKASIAFYEKLELTLAHENERVAFLWIEKGKSWLGLWKVDINAFPYHPSTRHVAFQITTSSIEQIKAWLVEKGISIHPMFGFSEEEQPLVLDNPPQFHAAIYFLDPDENLLECIAPLELDTAEDYNIMTYEDWDRKKNPFID; from the coding sequence ATGATGATAAAAGGTTTGTATGAAGCCCATTTACCTGTGAGTGATTTGAAGGCATCTATTGCGTTTTATGAAAAATTGGAATTGACACTTGCTCACGAAAATGAACGAGTTGCTTTTTTATGGATTGAAAAAGGAAAGAGCTGGCTTGGCTTGTGGAAAGTAGATATAAATGCCTTTCCATACCATCCCTCGACTCGGCACGTTGCCTTTCAAATTACAACGTCCAGTATCGAACAGATCAAGGCTTGGCTTGTTGAAAAAGGCATCAGTATTCACCCAATGTTTGGTTTTTCAGAAGAGGAACAGCCTTTAGTTCTGGATAATCCGCCGCAATTTCATGCAGCGATCTATTTTCTTGACCCAGATGAGAATTTGCTTGAATGCATTGCCCCGCTTGAACTTGATACAGCAGAAGACTACAATATCATGACATATGAGGACTGGGATAGAAAGAAAAATCCGTTTATTGATTGA
- a CDS encoding YoaK family protein — protein sequence MTILTAHSFRNTALIFLCLSAGIVDVIGYLSLGHVFTANMTGNIVLLGIAAGSSLQLTALHSITALSGFVLGVLLAVVIGGKHEKTFWPKAVTRIFIIEVMILLLFALMTIFPYTQGAYFMLIILLSMAMGLQTAAARKLNVAGISTTVLTSTLANLFEDLAQRISHREKRKAPIQHVSFMRIGSIVFYCLGAALAAYTDAYDPFIIIWLPISILGVIVITAALKHFHQLK from the coding sequence ATGACCATTTTGACCGCACATTCATTTCGAAATACAGCACTAATCTTCTTGTGCCTTTCCGCAGGTATTGTAGATGTGATTGGCTATTTGAGCCTAGGGCATGTGTTTACAGCCAATATGACAGGTAATATTGTGCTGCTTGGCATTGCAGCAGGAAGCTCCTTGCAGCTAACAGCCCTTCATTCCATCACTGCACTGAGTGGATTCGTTCTAGGGGTTTTACTTGCTGTTGTGATAGGCGGAAAGCATGAGAAAACGTTTTGGCCAAAAGCCGTTACACGTATCTTTATCATAGAAGTCATGATACTACTTCTATTTGCTCTCATGACCATTTTCCCTTATACACAAGGTGCTTATTTTATGCTCATTATCCTTTTAAGTATGGCCATGGGCCTGCAGACAGCGGCCGCCCGCAAATTAAATGTGGCTGGCATTTCCACAACGGTTCTAACGAGTACACTCGCTAACCTATTTGAAGATTTGGCTCAGCGCATTTCACACCGGGAAAAAAGAAAAGCTCCTATACAGCATGTCAGTTTCATGCGAATAGGCTCTATTGTCTTTTACTGCCTAGGTGCCGCTTTAGCGGCATACACAGATGCGTACGACCCGTTTATCATCATTTGGCTGCCTATCTCTATCCTTGGGGTGATTGTGATCACTGCTGCATTGAAGCACTTTCACCAATTGAAATAG
- a CDS encoding CotZ-related putative spore coat protein has product MSKLKEIINQTKNEGFTHKRSMSSPFLLIMENGEPFYSWVFVERSVFNTCYFSLISINEEQNCVVLELLVPCCMRSTCCQKVLYRSSSKILVDLSFLCGMIEAELPVYDALILKNIEPHHLLLDFSTSPSSVEIWRNGTRLLNTATVVLHHHDDQEVPVSITIQTKKACHDICVQKGESRSITVKDMMLILKKQATENVQARLDIQLNMVQRKKIRL; this is encoded by the coding sequence ATGAGTAAACTGAAAGAGATAATTAATCAAACAAAAAATGAAGGCTTTACTCACAAACGTTCAATGAGTTCTCCTTTTTTGCTCATCATGGAAAATGGGGAACCTTTCTACTCCTGGGTGTTCGTTGAAAGAAGTGTGTTTAATACTTGCTATTTTTCTTTGATTTCCATCAATGAAGAACAGAATTGTGTGGTGTTAGAGCTCCTTGTTCCATGCTGCATGAGGTCGACTTGCTGTCAGAAAGTCTTGTATCGATCCAGTTCAAAGATCCTTGTTGATCTTTCTTTTTTATGCGGAATGATTGAAGCAGAGCTGCCAGTATATGATGCGCTCATTTTAAAGAACATAGAACCTCACCACCTCCTTCTTGATTTTTCAACATCCCCCAGTTCGGTTGAAATCTGGCGTAATGGAACAAGATTACTAAATACAGCAACAGTGGTTTTGCATCATCATGATGATCAAGAAGTGCCAGTTTCTATTACCATTCAAACAAAAAAAGCATGTCATGACATATGTGTCCAAAAAGGAGAAAGTCGATCGATTACTGTAAAAGATATGATGTTGATTTTAAAGAAACAAGCCACTGAAAACGTGCAAGCGCGCTTAGACATTCAATTAAACATGGTACAAAGGAAAAAAATAAGGCTTTGA